The DNA window ctccccctcaatcagggtaatgataataacaacaacatataaaataggatgaagacacacttcaaacaaatcttgatttcgcttcaaagcttcaatcaagagacacaacactcatgcttaaaagcttagagtgacaaaaacaattacaactcaaaaacaccctattccaatacaatcatcaaagagacaattgcttggattacAAGAAAAACACTAAGACACACGTGAATAGACAGACAACACAATAATCTTCACGCTCAAAATCTCTACCACTAAAAGTAGGATTAACAGTCTTCTTATAGGCTGCACTTGGGGCTTGGATCatccaaacataaattagggttaactaagttaacctaacttccacatcatcagggtgTTCTCATATGCTGTAGTACGAGATATTTTAGTACAAATCATACAACACAAAATCtatagtttcctaaattgtagcctGAGATAAATAGGGAAACGTAACAGCTAAAATAGAACAGCTACTGCTGTCagatactgatgtcatgacattgagCATGACATCTAACAAAAACCTGTATTAACTCAACCATACGATCCTGCACAATTTCACACATAGTgtgtcatgacattagtcaagacatcaCATACACACAGGAAtcttttaccacaaaatgcagccaatttaaaagcatctacaaactccccctttggcaaatttttgacTAAAACAATCTGTCACCACATTATCAGAGAATTTTTGCAGCAGAAAAAAACACATAACACATAACCAGTCAACTACACCTATAGGAATAGCTAATACAATTACAGCTACCATCAAGCAATCATTAAGTATACTACACTACCACACCAGTCAGCATGCATAGTTATACTACTGCTACTACTACCAGACAGGCTACACTACCACATCATACCATCACATCACACAAATCAATAGTTCCTCATGCAACAACACTACTAACTACAAAAATAAAATGTAGAAGTACACCTCCAGAATACAacttcattcaacaataccaaaaataaaaaaatttgttgtcCTGGGGTGACATTACACTACTCCCCCTTTGTTGTcagaaatgttgccaaagcaaccTTGTTATACAATTAAGTACAAGCTATAATGAaaccaaaaaatattaaaatccataaaaaataacCAGAAACAGCTGCTTCAGTCTTTAGAGCTGCTGAGTTCAACATCTGCAGCATCTTTATCAGTGCCATTATCTTGACTGGCTTCTTTCTCAACTTCTCTGTCTGATTCGCCTTCTTCTTCACCCTGTTCATCCATATTAGCATCATCAAACTCAGCTCCTTCATTCATCTCATTCATCTCAAGGGAGCTGATCAATCTTTCAAGAGCCAATTTTATGGACTCTAGCTCCTTACATGTTTCCCTGAGCATTGCAATCACAACAACTTTTCTTGTAGTTGTGCTGTCTTTGGATGTTCCAGCTGATGTTGTGACAATGTCAGGAACATGGGTTCCTTGAAATAGTTTGTAGTGAAATGAAATAGCACTTTCCCTTTTGCAGACAGAATCATTTTCACTAAGGATATTAGGATACCGATTCACAATTATACCACATATGATAGATGGGAAGGCAATGAGACCCTTCACACTATAACTCCCGGCATGCTTCATTGTTTGATCAAATATGTAAGTACCATAGTCAAACTTGTTCTTGGTTCCAACAACATATATAAACTTTCCCAGCACAATAGCAACAGTTGACTTGTGGTTTTTGGGCACCCAGTTAGCAGCTCCAATCTTGTGAAGCATTGCATATTTTATGCTGAGCTTGCTTACAAAAAGTTTTCCTTTCAGGGGCCAGGCTTTCACCTGCTTAGCAGTGATCACCTCACATATTTTGTTGTCAGTCACTTCCAGCTCAGGTCGAGCTTCATCAGATCTTCCAAGAAAATTGTTGATAACAGTGGAGGAAAAGGTAACACATTTTCCTCTTACATATACTTTTCCAAAATCCTTTGATTTTCTATTAGCGCAGTCTTCTGATAGATTCACAATGAACTCTTTAACCAGTATTTCATAACATGTAGGCAAATGAACAACAGTTTTCAATAGTCCAGCTTCATGAATTAGATCCATGATCTCTTTATTCTCAAGGACATCTCGAGTCAACTCCCTTTCCAAAGCTATCCTCTTGTGGAAAACATATTTCCACCTATTGACACTAGAAGGGTAATGAAAAGAGATGTTATCAATGGGTACCTCAGGAACACTAGCAGCCAGCTTGCTAGTTGTTGGTTTCTTCCTGGGTGAAATGTTTTGAACATCAACCTCAACATAAGAGTCAGTGTCAACAATAGCTTGAGCCTTCCTTTTCTTGGGAATAACTTTGCTCCAAGATTTGGTAGGACCAACATAAACACTCTGAGATACATCTCTGCCTTTTATGGGACCAGTAGAGGTATTTTTCTTCTTGATAGAGTCAGTAGAGGGACTCCTAGGGGCAACCTTTTTCTTGGGAGAACTTTGTACAGCAACATTACCTTTCCTCCTAGTCATGAGCCTTTTGGCAATGCTAGGCTTCACAACAACTATCTGAGAGTTCATCAAGGTCCACAACATGTGTACCTGTAGCTGTACCTATACCAGCATCAACACTAGTGTTCCCAATGTTATTGACATCCTCAGTGAAATCTTCATCATCATGGTCTTTGTGCACATCCTCATCAACAATGTGGACATCATCATCATTAGAGGACTTCCCTATGATGTTTTTCTTAGTAATAGCAACGGGTTCAGGAATCATGGTTTGCAATGGAACAGATATCCTAGGGACTTGATGATGTTCATTCAAGATACGAGTGACAATTTTAGCAATGACATTGTGAGCATACCTTAATCCTTCCTGGGTTAAATCCTCAAGAGGAGTGGACGATGAAGAATTTGTGGCCTTGGCACGAACAGATTCCTTAGGTATCCTTACATGAGAGGTCCGAGGTTTCTTGATTGTGAGATCATCAGTGTTAACCATTCTTAACGGAGTAATATCAAGaacttgattagggttaaccagtTCAATTCTTGGAATGGCGTCAGGGCCATCAGTGGAGGACATCTTCTTGGGAGAGGAGGAATCAGATTGTTGTGACATCTTGAAGTATTTCAGAACAATTCTTGGTCACGATTGTGGAGAGTGAGAGAGCAGTTCAAGAACAAATTTAGGTTGTTGAATACACTAGGGTAGAGAACAGCCTTTTGGTGAGATGGAGAGTTAAGAGGGAACTTGATATAGAAATCAATTAGGGGATATTTCAAATATTGAATAATTAAAATCTCCACAATATATTCCCGAAATagaattaattgctataattcttCAGGGGAAAATGCCTAGCTTTCCCTTTAAATCTTCAACTTGATTTACATCTAAGCCCTTTGTGAAAATATCAGTTAACTCTAGATCAGTGACCATATGCTCAAATGTAAAATTTTCGCCCTTCACACTATCTTTGATGAAGAGATGTCTAATGATGTTACAGAAACAATATTACGACATCCTTCTTGACGTTATGCTTCGAAAAACTTTGTTGTGTCCACCTTAATTGAGACCAGTCTAAGCCTTTTGTGTGAATCATACCAATCATCAAATTCACAATCTCATTTGTGACAAGGAAAATCATGCTCTCCTTGTTTTCTTGATTTCCCAAGTTGATTTGTGAAGCATTTGCTCTCATATTCTAGGCTTTTGAAGTTTAGTCTATTGTCAGTGGCTCCTCTCTTAGATGAAATCCATGATCAATAGATAGCTCCCTTGGTACCACATTCCATACAGTACTTCCTTTGAACATGTAGAATTCTCTTTTCATATCTCTAGTCTAGATTTCATTAAGAAGAACCATCATTGTCTTATTTAGGTCAAGGTTATGAATACTCCAGGTAGTTGTAGATGATTCCCTTGATCTTCTGACAGCTTCTGGTAGTTGGTTCCTAACAATAATCTCCCTATGGAGAATATTTTGGATACTAAAAGAAGAACCTTTACCAATTCCATAGGCATATTTTATCTCAGTGCACACACTTGATTCTTTCGTACATtcagatgttaagacatctgtttTGACATTCCCACAACCTATTGAGAGAGTAGTCTCAGCTTCTTCCAGAGCATCAATATTCATTGTTAGGTTCTTGCATATAGCAGGGTTGAACTCTTCTTTTCTGGGACCTTCATCTTGTTTAGGTCTCCTTCTTTTGGAGCTTCCTGTTTTGCTTATGGACTTCTTTTCATTTATGCCATAACTTGAGTGTTCAATGTTAATACATAACTTATGCTGAGGTGACTCTATTTTGGCCAGATTTTTCTGTTgagggtgtagcaacctgcctaaaaaattaatgtttagagtcgccacctattctaccaaggcgaataggaaacctttaatggttacgagattcaaggtaagatactatattcgggttaagggaaggtgttaggcacccaaaaccctttcctaaaggttaacattgcaaagattagGGTTAGGGCAAAAGCATAAAAAAGGGGTAACAGACAGTTATTAGGGTTAAAAGATTAATTATtgaacatgattaagatttgaaggagggggactcgccttgttgccaagtgcctacgtacctccttatggaggatcagagtctacgtagttcggggaagggttgtacgcccttagaatttgaattttgatAGGGTTGGGAATTTGTCTCAAAAgcttttgaaatagcctatgataatgtgtaatttgatactggaagttttgaaaagtttgggaagtgttttaagagtgggcgtacaaccttgatttaATTTGTACTTTTAACCGCaataattgattgattcaattaccatagttaaaagattaataatttgcaccatcaccaattttaatcgattgattcgattatcactaataatgaattaaggtatattttaataatttgatagaatttttatatgcattgttacccctcgtaatcgatcgattcgattaaaaagaataaaaaatttaatcgaagggaagacggttaatcatcacaactaataaaataattgcaaccatttaaccaaataatagaaaccaattttatttaattaaataacattttaattaaaattattgttgaccatagcgattaattgatttaatcggaacgaacaacaaattagaattttcaataataatatcatatattttttacttacaaaaataattattaacatttaattaaaaaaaaattaattaaaacaaatatgttAGTTAGAAAATATTTAGTTAATTAGGCTATGATTTTATGTGGTCATTATTAGGGTATATAGTATAGGGAGTCAATCAGGGGCGTCAGATCTAGTTGGGAGGAGAATTGAGGGCTCAGATCTGAGGGACTATGGTGTCTATCTAGCTGGCAGCGCATAGGATCAAGGAGATAAAcgtttcataaaaaatataattggaggggaggctcgaacccacgaCCTCCCTCTCAAAGGCACGCTTCTTAACCACCCCAACTGGACTGCTTTATTGTTTAACATACGCTTCccaaatattatatacaaaaccTGAAGACACATATGGAACTGCGCGCGAAATTTCAAACCAGCGAACCAGGGTGTGACaactcatcatcttccccaatATTACCTGAGAAACCCTGTAAATTTAACTACGGATTTGCTACGATTACATTCGTAGCAAGCTTACCTGAAAAATAGCAAATAGCACCTGCGCAGGAATAAACGTTTCGCGACCTTAACATCTCCTTCGTCCCAACCACGCGAACCAGATTATACCATTAATTAGCCTTAATTTAACCTCTACAAAAAAACCCCAATTTAAGACCCTAAAAGCTCAAACGGACATCAATGGCGAAACAAGATCAAGACACACAAACTCAACACAAACAATCCAGAAACAATCAGAGTACCAAGAGCAAACATAATATACGGTTAAAACACCATGGGAATGCCTATATCATGCTAATCGAATCAAAGTTTGAAGtgacttactttgacaaaattgaggtaattctgggggtgttgatgctatgctattgtccagacacgttccaaatcctTCAGTGATGCTTTTGCAACCTTCAGTTCTTGTTGAAAcctcttgaaactcaaaaatCGAATCCAAGctctttggtgattttttttgttcttgcaagTGTGTCTCTCCCTCAATTTTTCGTCCCCTAATCTGGTCCCTTGTGTTTGATACTTATACtggaatgaattaggttaaaaaagagAGCCCAAAGATTATTGAATCCAATTTTGCcatatttgagaaatttgattttttccTTGAATGGCAAGCTACTATTTTTGATCAATAttgtatcaaatctttccaatccatgtatgcacgaaattaaatatattttagacattaattgtgattggaaatactaaaaaatctattttccatcaaaatatttgatttttatgttaattaaatcattaaaatgaaataaaaaaatcatattaaatcaaatataatgttaaatttcgtggaaaataattttgggcatgctaatgtctTGTGGACCAAGAGTGTAACAAAAAaccatgggcccatttgcaaattttctcaacttgaacctccttttttcatatttggtcctaaaaaatcacccaactttgatcaagcatatctcacttaatttttaagctatgagggagttctaatactttttggaaacctcaaagtgtcctctgcaagccactttggaacatatttttcatttggagcttttatcttgatcacatcttctttaacaaaaactgcttctgaaggatgcctgaaaatgacctgtaatcttttatactgtacctctcaaatgaagcatttctagccctagcttgtgagagacaaagttgtagagaatccaatttccttcaaaataggctttgagtggggaatttttgatgttccaggtgaaagttatgcccagtcaaagttgggttgactttctcctaaagaaaccctaatttgaaccttttgcatttgttcatctctgagtttctattaatggaatcatgatcaagctttgataaaatgatggatatacatccccatacttgttgtgtgaccaatggttagaagtttggatcatgccttgactttggatttgaattagttgattgtagatcttgggactgtttgtgcaggtaacctttggagtgatgccttgacttttgccatggAGTTAAATTAGATCACTATAAACCATATACCCTTGATTAGGAGTCTTATCTCATTGATCCCTCTTAGAGGAATCTCAAACCCTAGCCTTAGGAGGCTCTTGGCTAGGAGTGTTGCTTGAATGGAACCCTAGTCTTTGAATCTTTGTAAGTGAAGTagatggggcaaattttggggtatgacagctgcccctgttcaatcttcttaaacctgaagaggcggACAGGCCCGCTCGCCTGTTGCGACCTGAAGGTGGGAGattattgaacactgagaatgccccaaAATTTGCTGATATTGCGGGGTGTGGAGTAGATGCGTTGCTGGCCACAGGATTAACGTGGTAGGGCATGTTTGGGATTGGAAtctgaattgaaattgaaatgagtttcCGGCTACTGCCAAAGAACGTGGTGCCATATcgctgccgtgataagacgtaacacgagggttacgatttgaaattgaaattgccattatcactaccgtgataagacgtaacgcgagggttacgatttgaaattgaaattgccattatcactgccgtgataagacgtaacgcgagggttacgatttgaaattgaaattgccattatcactgctgtgataagacgtaacgcgagggttacgatttggattgaaattgaaactgccattatcactgccgtgataagacgtaacgcgagggttacgatttggtttgaaattgccattatcactgccgtgataagacgtaacgcgagggttaagatttggattgaaattgccattatcactgtcgtgataagacgtaacgcgagggttacgatttggtttgaaattgccattatcactgccgtgataagacgtaacgcgggggttacgatttagtttgaaattgccattatcactgccgtgataagacgtaacgcgggggttacgatttagtttgaaattgccattatcactgccgtgataagacgtaacgcgagggttacgatttggtttgaaattgaaattgaaaatagagttTGAAATAGGATTCAAGAGAAACCAAGCTTCATTTGTAAAATGATGCTCTGCGAATGTATATGCTTATGATTTGTTGTAAATGCATGCATGCTTATGCAGATGGTACATATGTGAGTGTATATGAATATGGATATGTATGAtgactttgatgcattatcttttgtcacccattggatttgtttagctttccgAGCAGCTTTGCGGGTCTTAACTCAGATCGTCTGAAGTTAGTCTACTGGGATGTTGCAGTGTTTTTAGGACCAGGCGTATATTGACTACCGGAGATGTCGAGGTTTCAGTCCCCTCCCCTTTTTTTTTAGTCTGATGatttgtaagtttcttgttttaagttcaaagtttaaagtttttaaaataaattattcattgCACTTGGTATTGAAATGATGAATCGATAAATATGAAAGGAAAACTTTTATTGGttgttgccttgaattggcgaacgTACAAaaggtatgaaagaaagaaaaatgacaaatagaaatgatgctaatactgctattgctctttttgctatcgagggccccagtaatcctttgacttTGGAAGTTGATGATTGCTCGATTTCCCATCTTTTACGAATGGTCTTGGGCTCGTAGCTTGGAATCTTGCCCTTGCTAGGCttagtatttcttgactgcgtctgAATTGATTGGATGTGGTAGCTCATCCCCTTCCATGGTAGTGAGGACGagtgctcctcctgagaacaccgtttttatgacatatggaccttcgtagttgggTGTCCATTTTCCTCGGGCATCAAGTCGGGGCAGTAAGATTTTCTTGAGAACGAGGTCTCCTTCTTTATAAGTTCGAGGGCGGACCTTTTTGTCGAATGCCTTTTTCATTCTCCTCTGATAGAGCTGCCCATGGcacaaagccgtcagtcgcttttcttcaatgagattaagctgatcaaaacgggtttttacccattccaattcttctaactttgtgtcggcTAGGACTCTTAATGAtgggatctccacttcgatagggaggattgcttccataccatagaccagggagaaaggggttgcccatGTGGATGTGCGTACTGAAGTTCTGTAACCGtgcagggcgaagggaagcatttcatgccaatctttgtacgtCTTCACCATTTTCTGTattattttcttgatatttttgtttgcggcctcaacagcgccattcatcctaggcctgtatggtgaagaattgtggtgttcaattttgaattcTTCGCACAACTCCTTCATCATGTTACTGTTCAggtttgacccattgtcagtaatgattcgGCTTGGGatcccatatcggcaaatgaggttatgcttgatgaaccgagtaaccacttgtcttgttacattagtgtaggaagcagcttcgacccacttggtgaaatagtcgatagcaaccaatatgaatcggtgtccgttAGAGGCTTTGTGTCCGATCATtcctatcatgtcaatcccccacattgcgaATGGCCATGGCGAACTTAGCACATTCAGCGGATTTGGTGGTACGTGTACCTTGTCCGCATATATTTGGCATTTATGACATGTTCTTGCATGTTGGAAGCAATCAGCTTCCATGGTTAACCAGTAGTAGCCTGCTCTTAATATCTTTCTcgccattgaatgtccatttgcgtgagtcccaaaggttccttcatgaACCTCCTTGACGATCTCTTTGGCCTCCTTCTCGTCCATACACCTTAGTAACACCGAATCGTAGTTTCGCTTGTATAGGACATCGCCGTTTAGGAAGAACTTAGATGCCAACCTTCTTAgcgtctttttatcaattgtggaggcattttctgggtattcttgtttctccaggtATTCCCTAATATCATAGTACCAGGGTTTGTCATCAGTTTGTTTCTCGATCGTaaggcaataggctggttcatcaaagtgtctaaccg is part of the Vicia villosa cultivar HV-30 ecotype Madison, WI linkage group LG2, Vvil1.0, whole genome shotgun sequence genome and encodes:
- the LOC131649090 gene encoding uncharacterized protein LOC131649090, which gives rise to MTRRKGNVAVQSSPKKKVAPRSPSTDSIKKKNTSTGPIKGRDVSQSVYVGPTKSWSKVIPKKRKAQAIVDTDSYVEVDVQNISPRKKPTTSKLAASVPEVPIDNISFHYPSSVNRWKYVFHKRIALERELTRDVLENKEIMDLIHEAGLLKTVVHLPTCYEILVKEFIVNLSEDCANRKSKDFGKVYVRGKCVTFSSTVINNFLGRSDEARPELEVTDNKICEVITAKQVKAWPLKGKLFVSKLSIKYAMLHKIGAANWVPKNHKSTVAIVLGKFIYVVGTKNKFDYGTYIFDQTMKHAGSYSVKGLIAFPSIICGIIVNRYPNILSENDSVCKRESAISFHYKLFQGTHVPDIVTTSAGTSKDSTTTRKVVVIAMLRETCKELESIKLALERLISSLEMNEMNEGAEFDDANMDEQGEEEGESDREVEKEASQDNGTDKDAADVELSSSKD